One stretch of Arachis duranensis cultivar V14167 chromosome 1, aradu.V14167.gnm2.J7QH, whole genome shotgun sequence DNA includes these proteins:
- the LOC107491574 gene encoding dof zinc finger protein DOF5.6: MGFSSLHVCMDSSASDNNWLQGTINEEGSTGVDDSSCPSPTGDMMMIACSNKLPTMIIEGSSSRRLMTRPPQDQLALKCPRCESTHTKFCYYNNYSLSQPRYFCKSCRRYWTKGGTLRNIPVGGGCRKNNTNKKSSSNSSKKSSNNNDNNDQPSPLPISVNINNQNQPHYPSNNGGFPDLHQFSSNMNSLFGMSSIGGGLLGNPNFMFENNARPLDFMMESGIIKSGSRSFDFIGNSDHHHHLMMNGGGYNLMTSSSSPNYQGLCSSAFGGNNNNMSLDGGNNHNNNSNNTGSYNIMGSCQRLMLPYDDSGDNGNQNSLIDVKPNPRQLLPLDGKETFGSWTTTGMINSYGSSATNPLV; the protein is encoded by the exons ATGGGTTTCTCCTCTCTCCACGTCTGCATGGATTCATCAGCATCCGATAATAATTGGCTTCAG GGCACAATTAACGAGGAGGGTAGTACAGGGGTGGATGATTCTTCTTGTCCTTCCCCAACAGGGGACATGATGATGATTGCATGCTCGAACAAGCTTCCAACAATGATCATAGAAGGAAGTAGTAGTAGAAGACTAATGACAAGACCCCCACAAGACCAACTAGCTCTAAAGTGTCCAAGGTGTGAGTCAACACACACAAAGTTCTGTTACTACAACAACTACAGCCTCTCACAGCCAAGGTACTTCTGCAAATCTTGTAGAAGGTATTGGACCAAAGGTGGCACTCTTAGGAACATCCCTGTTGGTGGTGGTTGTAGAAAGAACAACACCAACAAGAAATCCTCTTCTAATTCCTCCAAGAAATCATCCAATAATAACGACAACAATGATCAACCATCACCACTTCCTATTAGtgttaatattaataatcaaaACCAACCACATTACCCTTCTAATAATGGTGGTTTCCCAGATCTgcatcaattctcctctaacaTGAACAGTTTGTTTGGGATGAGTAGTATTGGTGGAGGGTTATTGGGAAACCCTAACTTCATGTTTGAGAATAACGCTAGGCCGTTGGACTTCATGATGGAGAGTGGTATCATTAAGAGTGGTTCTAGGAGCTTTGATTTCATTGGAAAtagtgatcatcatcatcatttgatGATGAATGGTGGCGGTTACAATTTGATGacgtcatcatcatcaccaaattATCAAGGACTTTGCTCTTCAGCATTTGgaggaaataataataatatgtcaCTTGATGGAGGGAACAatcacaacaacaacagcaacaatacTGGGAGTTACAACATTATGGGATCTTGTCAGAGATTGATGTTACCATATGATGATTCAGGTGACAATGGCAATCAAAATAGTTTGATTGATGTGAAGCCAAACCCTAGGCAATTGTTGCCCCTTGATGGAAAAGAGACATTTGGGTCATGGACTACTACAGGAATGATTAACAGCTATGGATCTTCCGCAACGAACCCTTTGGTCTAG